The uncultured Cohaesibacter sp. genome segment CCCTGTCGTTACCACGATCAGATCTACGCCCGAGACCAGCCATGATTGCCCAAAGGTGAAGCGCATGGTGTAGCTCGTGGTATCAAGGCCGATGGTGCTGAGAAAAATTCCGAAGGCGGTGAGCATGCCTGCGGCGAGCATCTGGTTCTGATGGGCAAAGACCACCATGATGACGCCGAGCAGAGCGGCAAGAAAGATCTCCCGGCTGCCGAATTGCGGCGCGATCCAGGCGAGCACCGGCGCCATGAGCACAAAACAGGCAATCGAGAAAAGACCGCCGAAAAGGGAGGCGCTATAGGCCAGCTTCAAGGCGCGTCCCGCCTCGCCCTTCTGGGTCAGGGGATAGCCATCATAGGTGGTCAGAGCATTGACAGGTGTTCCGGGCGTGTTGATCAGGATCGCCGGCAGTGCACCGCCATACATGGAGGAGCCGTAGATCCCAAGAAGCATGGTCAGGCCGACCAGAGGGGGCAGAGCGAAACTGACGGGCAGCAGAATGGCAATCGCGATGGGCGGCCCGACCCCCGGAATGGCACCGATGATGACGCCGCCCATTGATCCGATGACAACGGCTGCCAAGACCTGCCAATTCAGCAGTAAATCCAATCCACCGAGAAACGCTTCCATCGGGATCATATCCTTGTTGGGGGAACACAGACTGCATCACAGATAGGTGAGCATGAAGGGGCGCACCTGAGATGGTAGATAATTATACAGTTCGCCGCCCGGAATCTGGGCACCGATAAGGGATTTGAAGAGAACAACCGTCAACAGTCCTGCCACCGCAGCGGCCAGAATGCCTTCGCGTTTGTAGCCGATCCGCCAGGCAAGAAACGCTCCGAAAGCGATGGACGTGGGCAGATAGCCAAGCTTTGGAACCAGAAAGACATAGGCGATGAACCAGCCCGCATATTCAAGGCTGCGAAGCCAGACCAACACTTCTTTCCATCGACCCTTTTTTTCTTCTGAGACGAAGGCGCTGATGACGTTGAGGCTTGAGAAAAAAAGCATCGAACCGATGGCAATCATCGGCCAGAATCCCGGCTGAGCTGGCAACGGCTTGCCTTCGATCCACGTGATCTGGCTGCCCAGGCTGGCGAACAGCGCAACCGAAATTGCCAGGATCAGAATGGAAAAAGCAAAATCGCCGGACCGGTGATCACGCACAAAGAGCGGGCTGATCGAGCGGAACTGCTCAATGACAGGTCCGTGATAGCGCATCAAGACCGGCTTTATGACGCGCAGGTGCGGCGCAGCATATCGCTTGTATCGATTATAGATCCGTGCGGTTCTCACCCTGGCAACACGAGAGCTCCGCACAAGAGGGCGGTTGCGGACGGCAGCTGTCGATTGTCCCATTTTCCCAATCCTTTATAGATGAATGAATTCATGCAATGTTCAAGGAGACCGAAGCAAGTCTCGTGCCATCGGTCTCCTTGGGGGCAATTGTTGACTATTTGGCAATCAATTCCTGGATAACCGCTACGGTTTTGCGATCTTCGGCAATCTGTTTCGTGGTTGCCTCTGCATCCTTCCAATAGACCTTTGCGCCGGTTTCTTCGGCTATTTTCTGGGCAGGTGCAGACATTACGACCTCTTTTGCAACGGCAATGATCTTGTCTTTGACGTCCTGAGGCGTCCCGGTTTTCACGAACAGGCCGTTCCATGTCCCTATGTTGAGCCCCGGTTCGATTTCTCCCATCGTGGGCACGTCGGGCAGCATGCTGATCCTTTCATGACCAATGGAGAAAAGGACGGTCAGATCATCAAGGCACGGGCGAACCTGCTGAACGGTTGTGGTTATCACGTCGACGTCGCCTGATGCGAGGGTATTGCAATCAAGGGCATCGAACGGGGCGTCAGATTTGTATTTGAAGCCCTTTTGGGCGGCCAGCGCCAGCACCGCATCGGTCGGGATCGCCCCGTTGCCGAAATGGCCCAGCGTCACCGGATTGTCCTTGGCATAGGCTGCGAGCTCTTCAAAATTGCTGAAAGGTGCATCCCCCTTGGCCACGACAATGAAAGGATAGGTCAAGAAATGACCCAAGGGCTCAAACGGGAACGGGTTGAGCGGGGGAATGCCGACCTCGGGACCAATGACCGGCACATCGGCGACAAAAGAGCCAACCACATAGCCGTCTGCCGGAGCGAAAGATGCTTCAACCGCGCCGGGGAATGGTCCGCCGCCACCGCCAGGCTTGTTCACAACAGCCGTGGACATGCCATATTTTTCCTGAAAACCCTCCGCAATCTGCCGCGTCAGGATATCTTCCAGATCACCGGGAGGGAACGGGACGATGAATTGAACTGGCTTTTCGGGATATTCGGCAAGGGCCGAGGTCACCGTTGCGGCATTCATCGTCAGCAATGCAATCGATAGTGCTTTAATCAGTTTCATAATCAATCCTTTCTGTGCAATCCAGGTCTTCCGGCTCTTTGCCTGTCTTGCGTGCCTCTATTCGATGTCTTTTGTTCTTGTCTTCTCGAAATTACTTGCCTTGGTCGGAGGCTTGCTCGCCTTCTTGCCTCATGGCCGTTATGTCCATTCAAAGGCGGTCAAACCGATAGGGTGTCGGATCGACAATCGGCTCGGCTCCCGTTGCAAGATCCGCAGCCAATTGCCCGGCGGCGGGGCCGGTTCCGAAGCCATGGCCGGAAAGCCCTGTTGCCAGGGTCAGGCCGGGGATCTTGTCGATGGGGCCAAAGACCGGATTGTTGTCCGGGGTGATGTCGATCATGCCAGCCCAGCTTTCCTCGATGGTGGCATTTGCGAATGCTGGCCAGGCCTTGATGATATTGTCGAGCGCTTCAGTGTTGATCGATTCATTGGCGGGCGGGTCCATGGTACGGACCTTCTCGAAGGGAGACACATCTGTTGCCTTCCAGCGTCTTGCCAGCTTCAGATCCTCAATGAACGGCTTGCCGATCAGTAGGCGGATCATGCCCGCTGCATGCTTGAGTGTTTTCAGATAGCGCAGTCCGATCAGCAGGTGGTCAAGCGTGATTGGCGAGCCCAATGCGGCCCGATGGGTGATCACATAGCCGCCGTCCTGATGCTTCCGGAACGAAAAATTGGGACCGGCCACGGCGATATCACTGGGCCCTTGTGGGCCTTCGATGGGAGCGGTGCGAAAGACATAGCAAATCATCGGCAGGGTCGGATAGGAAATGCCACGATTGCCCAGAAAACGGCGGGACCACAAGGCGCTGGCCAGAATGACATGCTCTGCGGCAACTTCGCCCTTTTCGGTGATGACACCACTGACGCGGCCGCCGGTCATTGCCAGATCGCGCACCGCGCAATTCTCGACGATGACAGCCCCTTTATCAATGGCGGCATTGGCCAGTGCACTGGTTGCGAGCGTCGGTTCTGCGTAGCCATCCGTCGGCGTATAAAGCCCACCTTTCCATTTGCGTTCGCAGCCGGGAGCCAATCTGTCGATTTCGTCAGGGGTTATGAGCCTGCTTTCAGGCGATATCGCTGAAGCCGCCTCAAACCAGCTGGAATACATCTCCATGTCCTTGTCGGCGTCGGAGACAAACATGATACCATTCTGACGATAGCCGACATCAACGCCGGTGCGTTGCGCCATCTCGCTCCAGAGCTGATCGGCAGCCAGAGCCAGTGGAATGTCGGACGGGTCTCTGAGGGTTTTGCGGATCCAGCCCAGATTGCGCGACGACTGCTCGGCTCCGACCTGTCCTTTCTCCAGCACAACAACGGAAATGCCGCGCTCGGCCAACGTGAGCGCTGCGGAAATTCCGACAATGCCGCCGCCGATGATTGCCACAGAGGCTTTGGCAGGAAGATCGGGGGAGCTTTTGACAGGGGCAAGTTTCAGCGCCATTTTCTTTTCCTTCGTGTGGGATCAGTGCGACAGGGTTACATAATCGACTTGGGCTTGGTGCGCGCCTCGAAAGGCAGTCACTTCAAGCTCGACCTTGTAGGCACCCGATCCCAGAGGTGGGCAGGTGACGGTGGTCGTTGGATCAACGCCGCGGAATTTCTCGCCAAAGATCCCCATCACCGTGGGGGTGTCAGCCGGGGTCTGGATGAACACGCGTGTCTGGATCACATCCTTAAGCCCGGACCCCACCCCTTTGAGGGCTCGCTCGACATTGTCGAAAACCTGATGGGTCTGCTCGGCAATGTCCTGAGGGATTTCCTTGCTGATCGGGTTCCGCCCGGCGGTGTTGGAGACGAAGATCCAATTGTCCACCGTGACGATACGCGAATAGCTGCTTTCCTCTTCGAGCTTGGCGCCGGTCTTCACTTTTGTAATCTTGGTCATGTCGGTTTTCCGAATGGTGATACGTGATCAGGTGCGTGCGGTGGATCGAGCCACGCATTCGTGGCTCGGATCGATCAACGCAGAACAGGCTCATTCCAGAGATTGAGTTTGGTGCCGATGCCCTTTTCCAGAGCGTTTCGGTAGATCACCGTTCCCCATGCGACGTCCTCGACGGGCATGCCGCCGACGGAGAGGATGATGATCTCTTCGTCATTCTGACGGCCCGGAGCTGCTCCGGCGCAGATATCGCCCAGATCTTCCAGAGCGTCGCGGCTCATCTTGCCTTCATGGATCATGTCAAGAAAGCGAACCCCGATGACGGGGACATGAACGTGGGCTGGCTTAGGCAGTTCTTCGAACCAGGCATCATAGAGGCCGATATTGTCCATGACCTTGCGAACACTGTCATCTTCCATTGCCGCGTCGATCTCGCAAGCTGCTGGCATCGACAGAAAGGCCCCTGCTTTCAGCCACTCTCGCTTGACGATGGGATATTTGGAAACATCGCCCGTTTCGCAAGACGCACAATAGGTGACAATATCCGAGCCACGCACCAGCGTTTCCAGATCCTCGACAATCTCGATGGTGGTGATCTGCGGATAGTTTTCCTTGGTCCAGGCAACGAACCCGTCAATCGAAGCTTGACTGCGCCCCAGCAGCTTCAGCGTATCGAGCTTGGGGCATGTGGCCATGAAGGCGGCAAGGGAGGTCTTGCCCATCACGCCGGGGCCTTGTACGCCAACAACCTTGGACTCTTTGCGCGCCAGATGGCGGGCACCAACACCGGGCACAGCGCCGGTGCGATAGGCCGACAGAAGGTTGGCTGACATATAAGCCAACGGTGCGCTGGTATCGGCATCGTTGAGGGTGAACATCAGGATCGAGCGCGGCAGTCCCTTGTCACGGTTGGCGATGTTGGAGCCGTACCACTTCACGCCAGCGGTGCGATATTGGCCGCCGAGATAGGCGGGCATCGCCATGAAGCGTCGATCTGCGGTGGGTTTGGGCATGGTCTCGAAGGGTGAGTCTTCGGGAAACATGATCATTGCGCCATGACTGTCATTGTTGGCCCCCGCCATGCGATAGTCACCGGAATGCAACAGCTTGAACATGTCTTCCATGGTGTCCACGCAGCCTGCCATGTCCGTGACGCCAGCCTTGATCATGTCCTGTTCATTGAGATAGATAAAATCGATTTTGGGAAGCTCGCTCATCAGTTCGACCCTGTTCGTTTGAAGACTATTGGGTCTATTAGCGAGCATTGTTCGAATTGTTCCAATCGATAGATGCGCCAAAAATTCGATATATTACGCCAAGTGGGGCTAACAACCTGTAAAATAGGCGCACTGCTCAATATTGCTTCGTCATGTGCTCTTTTATTGAGCGAAATAAGTCACCAATTTTTGCCGTCAACAGGCGGTTTGCGCATCTAGACTGCCTAAAATGACAAGATTTCTGCTGTGTTCAAGCCAATCGAGCGCTGGAAAATGCACGAATGGAGGCACAATCGCGACTTCCATATTATTCTTCGCTGGATCAAGATAGACGACCAAGACTACCTGCATTGGGGTCGTACGGATCCCGAATGTATCAAATCTGACAAATCTGAAGCGGCGCTTGTCAAAAGGTGCGGTGGCTGCCCTATCTCAGCTCCAAGCGAGAATACAATTCGCGACGAAAACACTCAACATTGGGCTGGAGAAGCCCCTTGGCATTCGAGCGTAAAGCAGCCTAAAAGAACACTCGGAGCAGAACGAAACCGTGACAGACCCAATAGCTTTGAGGATCATCCTGATCCTTGATCTGTCTATCGGCGCATTGACGCCTCCGATGGGAATCGTGATGCTGGTGTTTCACAATTGGCAAATGTTGACGTGATGCGATTTACCAAAGCAGCCGAACCGTTGTATCTCGCGAGGGCAAGGTGGCCTGATTGTGTTGTCAGGAACAAGCAATAAAGACGAGGAAATGTTGAAATGTGGACGCCCGCAGAATACTACCCCGATCCGTCGATTGAAATTCTGGATGATCGGTTCAATGATCTCTATATTCAGCATGCTGCGGTCGAGCGGCTCCACACTGGTCTTCGGTGGGGGGAAGGGCCTGTTTGGTTTGGTGATCATGGAACGTTGTTGTTCAGTGACATTCCGAACAACCGGATAATGCGGCTGGAGGAGGCAACCGGGGCTATCAGCGAGTTCCGCCGTGGCCGTTTTACCAATGGTAACACGCGCGATCGGCAGGGGCGTCTGATCTCTTGCGAGCATGGCACGCGGTCGGTAACGCGCACAGAGTTTGATGGGACCATCACAACCATTGCCGACCAGTATCAGGGAAAGCCGCTGAATTCACCCAATGATGTGGTGGTCAAGTCTGACGGATCCATCTGGTTCTCCGATCCTTGTTTCGGGATTGGTGGTTATTATGAGGGTGAAAAGGCTGAGCCTGAATTGCCGATGAATGTCTATCGCTTCGATCCGGAAGACGGTTTGCTCCATTGCGTGGTCGAAGACTTTGTCAAACCCAATGGGCTGGCTTTTTCGCCTGATGAATCGAAGCTGTATCTGGTCGAGACCAGAGGCGGAATCCATGTCTTTGATGTGGTTGAGAATGGTGCTGCCCTCTCGAATGGTCACAAGCTGATAGATGCAGGACAGTTCGGGGGTCCAGACGGGATCAGGATCGATATGCTAGGCAACATATGGGCTGGTTGGGGCGTTGGTGTCGGCAATTTCGGTGTACGCTGTTTTGCTCCCGATGGCACTTCGCTGGGCCATATTCATCTGCCTGAGCGATGCGCGAACCTGTGCTTTGGTGGCCGGAACAGAACGCGGTTGTTCATGACTGCTTCCCAGTCTCTCTATTCCCTGTATGTCAAGGTGCCCGGTCTTCCCTATTTCTAGGGAAGCCCCTTTCCGCTTTCCGAAACGAAGAATACTGCCTGGCAATTTGTTCAGTTGATTGCCTGTTGCGGGCTGCGTCTGATGGGGGAGGTGGAACAGAGAGCCTTTTCGGCACGTGCATGGTTAGGCCTATGCCCATGGCAAAGGCATGCGTGCCCTTGCTCTGCGTGATTTGAGTGCTTCGCAACTCTCTGGCTTGGGTGGAGCGCACTGGTAAAAGCATGGTTGAAATTACAAATTTTCAAAAATAGTATCTTAAGGCTGGATTTTGGGCTGTGCTATAGCCAAGGGACTGTTTGGATGTACTAAGCGGCAAGATGTGAGCGGTCCGCCGTTGGCAGATACAAAAGAAGAGGGTGTGTGGCATGGGGCGGTGGCATCGGCATCTTAATCTGGGTTCGCTGGTTTGGGGCGCTCCATCCAGCTGGCATAGTCGGCATGAAGCGGCCGCATGTCGTCATACAGCCACACCATGCGATCGAGAAACCAGAGCTTTGTCAGCATGATCGTGATGGTGCCAAAGATCGTCGCCCAGCCATCCAGCCAGATGAGGCCATGAAGATAGGGCAGAGCGGCAAGCCCGGACAGAGCGTTGAGGATGAAACCTGCCCGAACATGATGGGGTGGTATGGGTCTTTCTTGTCGGTTCAGCCAGACACGTTCTCCGAAGACGCCTTTCGTCATCCAGTTGTCCCGGTCCTCTGGCGCTGGAAAAAGACGGGGATTGATCCAAAGCCACAAAAGAGCCAAAGCCAGAGGCACGGCAGCCCAGACACCGATATAGATGCGGCTCCAAGCGGCGAGGGCGATCAGG includes the following:
- a CDS encoding tripartite tricarboxylate transporter substrate binding protein, with the translated sequence MKLIKALSIALLTMNAATVTSALAEYPEKPVQFIVPFPPGDLEDILTRQIAEGFQEKYGMSTAVVNKPGGGGGPFPGAVEASFAPADGYVVGSFVADVPVIGPEVGIPPLNPFPFEPLGHFLTYPFIVVAKGDAPFSNFEELAAYAKDNPVTLGHFGNGAIPTDAVLALAAQKGFKYKSDAPFDALDCNTLASGDVDVITTTVQQVRPCLDDLTVLFSIGHERISMLPDVPTMGEIEPGLNIGTWNGLFVKTGTPQDVKDKIIAVAKEVVMSAPAQKIAEETGAKVYWKDAEATTKQIAEDRKTVAVIQELIAK
- a CDS encoding tripartite tricarboxylate transporter permease, producing MEAFLGGLDLLLNWQVLAAVVIGSMGGVIIGAIPGVGPPIAIAILLPVSFALPPLVGLTMLLGIYGSSMYGGALPAILINTPGTPVNALTTYDGYPLTQKGEAGRALKLAYSASLFGGLFSIACFVLMAPVLAWIAPQFGSREIFLAALLGVIMVVFAHQNQMLAAGMLTAFGIFLSTIGLDTTSYTMRFTFGQSWLVSGVDLIVVTTGLFALSQAFVLLVDDDEDFRPEPIKGSLFGGLGEILRHKRVASIAAGCGTVMGIMPGVGEFTAQFLSYTYARRTSKTPEAFGKGSPEGLIASESANNAVPVAATIPLLALGIPGEALTAMMLSVFYVHNVVPGPQLFQSHMDFVMALYIALFAINIIVFLFL
- a CDS encoding SMP-30/gluconolactonase/LRE family protein, which produces MWTPAEYYPDPSIEILDDRFNDLYIQHAAVERLHTGLRWGEGPVWFGDHGTLLFSDIPNNRIMRLEEATGAISEFRRGRFTNGNTRDRQGRLISCEHGTRSVTRTEFDGTITTIADQYQGKPLNSPNDVVVKSDGSIWFSDPCFGIGGYYEGEKAEPELPMNVYRFDPEDGLLHCVVEDFVKPNGLAFSPDESKLYLVETRGGIHVFDVVENGAALSNGHKLIDAGQFGGPDGIRIDMLGNIWAGWGVGVGNFGVRCFAPDGTSLGHIHLPERCANLCFGGRNRTRLFMTASQSLYSLYVKVPGLPYF
- a CDS encoding FAD-binding oxidoreductase, which encodes MALKLAPVKSSPDLPAKASVAIIGGGIVGISAALTLAERGISVVVLEKGQVGAEQSSRNLGWIRKTLRDPSDIPLALAADQLWSEMAQRTGVDVGYRQNGIMFVSDADKDMEMYSSWFEAASAISPESRLITPDEIDRLAPGCERKWKGGLYTPTDGYAEPTLATSALANAAIDKGAVIVENCAVRDLAMTGGRVSGVITEKGEVAAEHVILASALWSRRFLGNRGISYPTLPMICYVFRTAPIEGPQGPSDIAVAGPNFSFRKHQDGGYVITHRAALGSPITLDHLLIGLRYLKTLKHAAGMIRLLIGKPFIEDLKLARRWKATDVSPFEKVRTMDPPANESINTEALDNIIKAWPAFANATIEESWAGMIDITPDNNPVFGPIDKIPGLTLATGLSGHGFGTGPAAGQLAADLATGAEPIVDPTPYRFDRL
- a CDS encoding tyramine oxidase subunit B, with amino-acid sequence MSELPKIDFIYLNEQDMIKAGVTDMAGCVDTMEDMFKLLHSGDYRMAGANNDSHGAMIMFPEDSPFETMPKPTADRRFMAMPAYLGGQYRTAGVKWYGSNIANRDKGLPRSILMFTLNDADTSAPLAYMSANLLSAYRTGAVPGVGARHLARKESKVVGVQGPGVMGKTSLAAFMATCPKLDTLKLLGRSQASIDGFVAWTKENYPQITTIEIVEDLETLVRGSDIVTYCASCETGDVSKYPIVKREWLKAGAFLSMPAACEIDAAMEDDSVRKVMDNIGLYDAWFEELPKPAHVHVPVIGVRFLDMIHEGKMSRDALEDLGDICAGAAPGRQNDEEIIILSVGGMPVEDVAWGTVIYRNALEKGIGTKLNLWNEPVLR
- a CDS encoding DUF6653 family protein; translated protein: MKIAELSEKLMGMSPEIWERHANKWSGWSRVASLPLIALAAWSRIYIGVWAAVPLALALLWLWINPRLFPAPEDRDNWMTKGVFGERVWLNRQERPIPPHHVRAGFILNALSGLAALPYLHGLIWLDGWATIFGTITIMLTKLWFLDRMVWLYDDMRPLHADYASWMERPKPANPD
- a CDS encoding tripartite tricarboxylate transporter TctB family protein, whose translation is MGQSTAAVRNRPLVRSSRVARVRTARIYNRYKRYAAPHLRVIKPVLMRYHGPVIEQFRSISPLFVRDHRSGDFAFSILILAISVALFASLGSQITWIEGKPLPAQPGFWPMIAIGSMLFFSSLNVISAFVSEEKKGRWKEVLVWLRSLEYAGWFIAYVFLVPKLGYLPTSIAFGAFLAWRIGYKREGILAAAVAGLLTVVLFKSLIGAQIPGGELYNYLPSQVRPFMLTYL
- a CDS encoding Rid family hydrolase; the protein is MTKITKVKTGAKLEEESSYSRIVTVDNWIFVSNTAGRNPISKEIPQDIAEQTHQVFDNVERALKGVGSGLKDVIQTRVFIQTPADTPTVMGIFGEKFRGVDPTTTVTCPPLGSGAYKVELEVTAFRGAHQAQVDYVTLSH